One Syntrophales bacterium DNA window includes the following coding sequences:
- the tolB gene encoding Tol-Pal system beta propeller repeat protein TolB: MTLLAMAKPEGLDKKGKTMKVCRTIGAVLAILLLSVGVSAWGKVYIDIDSPAFQKFPIAVQDFTVLDGREDPGENALWFADHMGNALGLTGYFRVINRAAFLEDRATAGITAPEIRFGDWLSIGADFLVKGGFEFDGRRLSAEFRLFDVVRGSLITGKKYWGGLEDRTAMVMKFADEVILALTGLRGVFGTKIAFVAKQGDISELYTVNFDGSGLEKRTDYQALTLLPRWSPDGGKLSFVSYIGNNSDSYLLNLATKQRTVLTNFPGLNMPSDWSNDGKRILTVLSKDGHNNVYELDLTTKAVRQLTHGPAIDVSPSWSPDESEIVFVSNRSGAPQLFVMDADGKNVRRITFDGSYNTSPQWSPAGDTIVYVGAADGLFQLFTISARGGTPTQLTYGSEESLGPSWSPDGRYIVFTRRQGGTESICIINSNGLNFRFIGSVGGGVSAKNPSWSPFLDMY; the protein is encoded by the coding sequence ATGACACTCCTCGCAATGGCAAAACCTGAAGGTCTCGACAAGAAAGGGAAAACAATGAAAGTGTGCCGTACGATCGGTGCCGTCCTCGCCATACTGCTGCTCTCCGTCGGTGTCTCCGCGTGGGGCAAGGTTTATATAGACATTGACTCCCCGGCTTTTCAGAAATTTCCCATCGCCGTTCAGGATTTCACCGTGCTTGACGGCCGGGAGGATCCCGGTGAAAACGCCCTCTGGTTTGCCGACCACATGGGAAACGCCTTGGGTTTGACAGGATACTTCAGGGTGATCAACCGGGCGGCCTTTCTTGAAGATCGCGCCACGGCGGGAATCACGGCGCCGGAAATACGGTTCGGGGACTGGCTTTCAATCGGTGCCGACTTTCTCGTGAAAGGCGGATTTGAATTTGATGGCCGCCGGCTTTCAGCGGAATTCAGACTTTTTGACGTGGTGAGGGGGAGCCTGATCACCGGGAAGAAGTACTGGGGAGGTCTGGAAGACCGCACGGCAATGGTCATGAAGTTCGCCGACGAGGTGATTCTTGCACTGACGGGCCTTCGTGGCGTCTTCGGCACGAAGATCGCCTTCGTGGCGAAACAGGGGGATATTTCAGAACTGTATACTGTGAACTTCGATGGTTCCGGTCTTGAGAAAAGAACCGACTATCAGGCGCTTACCCTGCTTCCGCGGTGGTCGCCCGATGGCGGAAAGCTCTCGTTCGTCTCCTACATAGGGAATAATTCCGACTCATATCTTTTGAACCTGGCAACAAAGCAGCGAACGGTTCTGACGAACTTTCCCGGGTTGAACATGCCTTCAGACTGGTCCAATGACGGGAAGAGAATACTTACGGTTCTGAGCAAGGACGGTCACAACAACGTTTATGAGCTTGACCTGACGACGAAGGCGGTGCGGCAGCTTACCCATGGACCCGCCATAGACGTTTCTCCCTCGTGGTCCCCGGACGAGTCAGAAATTGTGTTTGTCTCCAACAGGTCCGGAGCCCCCCAGTTGTTCGTCATGGATGCCGACGGCAAGAACGTGCGCCGCATAACCTTCGACGGTTCCTACAACACATCCCCCCAGTGGTCTCCGGCAGGCGACACCATCGTTTACGTCGGTGCCGCCGACGGGCTGTTTCAGCTCTTCACCATAAGTGCCCGCGGCGGAACTCCCACGCAGCTCACTTACGGGTCGGAGGAAAGCCTGGGACCCTCCTGGTCTCCCGACGGCCGGTATATCGTCTTTACCAGGCGGCAGGGAGGCACTGAAAGTATTTGCATTATCAATTCGAATGGATTAAACTTTCGTTTTATCGGCAGCGTGGGAGGGGGTGTTTCGGCAAAGAACCCGTCCTGGTCTCCCTTCCTGGATATGTATTGA